The Poseidonibacter antarcticus genome includes a region encoding these proteins:
- the trmB gene encoding tRNA (guanosine(46)-N7)-methyltransferase TrmB — protein MPHIVFNKTDLINTPSSKDGVEFKFIAKSYNFTTHERNTEYKIAVENQGKEFLLTLKNKDNDQMIKIDKVTRIAPITLVKDALNAYVDSINPKIVFSNTNSIHQKAEPQKEFLKDINYFVDEFKTDKEIQIEVGFGSGRHLLHQAKNNPDIQFIGLEIHTPSIEQALKQMKLQDITNVLIVNYDARLFMEFIDSNKVGRIFVHFPVPWDKKPHRRIYSNGFINEALRVLKFEGTLELRTDSRKYFDYCTELLTNLPTGKITIDINKDLEISSKYEDRWKKQGKNIYDVVLQSQSVDEPLVIQKDFSFDFEINYEDKISSIPTKSIVDKDFFVHIEDLFIMENEKNSGLIQLTMGNFDRPVSKYLLIKNGKIDYYQGSPLPTSSNIKAHNKLKEILN, from the coding sequence ATGCCCCACATAGTATTTAATAAAACCGATTTAATTAATACACCATCATCAAAAGATGGTGTAGAGTTTAAGTTTATAGCAAAATCATATAATTTTACAACACACGAAAGAAATACTGAATATAAAATTGCAGTAGAAAATCAAGGAAAAGAATTCTTATTAACTTTGAAAAATAAAGATAATGATCAAATGATTAAAATCGATAAAGTTACAAGAATAGCACCTATTACACTAGTAAAAGATGCTTTAAACGCTTATGTAGATTCGATTAATCCTAAAATTGTATTTTCAAATACAAATAGTATTCATCAAAAAGCAGAGCCTCAAAAAGAGTTTTTAAAAGATATTAACTATTTTGTTGATGAATTCAAAACAGATAAAGAAATACAAATAGAAGTAGGATTTGGAAGTGGAAGACATCTTTTACACCAAGCAAAAAATAATCCTGATATTCAATTTATAGGACTTGAAATTCATACTCCATCAATTGAACAAGCTTTAAAGCAAATGAAATTACAAGATATTACAAATGTTTTGATTGTAAATTATGATGCAAGACTTTTTATGGAATTTATTGACTCAAATAAAGTTGGAAGAATTTTCGTTCACTTCCCTGTTCCTTGGGATAAAAAACCTCATAGAAGAATTTATTCAAATGGATTTATAAATGAAGCATTAAGAGTTTTAAAATTTGAAGGTACACTAGAACTAAGAACAGATAGTAGAAAATATTTTGATTATTGTACTGAATTATTAACAAATCTACCAACAGGAAAAATTACTATTGATATAAACAAAGATTTAGAAATATCAAGTAAATATGAAGATAGATGGAAAAAACAAGGTAAAAATATTTATGATGTAGTTTTACAATCACAAAGTGTTGATGAGCCTTTAGTAATCCAAAAAGATTTTTCATTTGATTTTGAGATAAATTATGAAGATAAGATATCAAGTATTCCAACTAAATCAATTGTAGACAAAGATTTTTTTGTTCATATAGAAGATTTATTTATAATGGAAAATGAAAAGAATTCTGGACTAATACAACTTACAATGGGAAATTTTGATAGACCAGTAAGTAAATATTTACTTATAAAAAATGGGAAAATTGATTATTATCAAGGTTCACCTCTTCCTACTAGTTCTAATATCAAAGCTCATAATAAACTAAAAGAGATTTTAAATTAG
- a CDS encoding cell division ATP-binding protein FtsE has translation MLEAKNIYLSYDDNKYIIKKGNFSIKPKEFIFIGGNSGSGKSTLLKSFYGEIPLKHGSLKIDGVEVFGIRGKALRVLRKDVGVIFQDYKLVNEYTIEENIMIPLKINGYSNEISRDQANKLLSHVKLSHRAGYYPNELSGGEQQRVAVARALAHNPKIIIADEPTGNLDDYSAEVVWNLLKGANEQLGITIVVVTHRVPKNLGIKFRQLSLEDGIIYEVS, from the coding sequence ATGCTAGAAGCAAAGAATATATACTTATCTTATGATGATAATAAATATATTATAAAAAAAGGAAACTTTTCTATTAAACCAAAAGAATTCATCTTTATAGGTGGAAACTCAGGTAGTGGAAAATCTACTTTATTAAAATCTTTTTATGGTGAGATTCCACTAAAACATGGTAGTTTAAAAATTGATGGTGTAGAAGTTTTTGGTATAAGAGGTAAAGCACTTAGAGTTTTAAGAAAAGATGTTGGAGTAATATTTCAAGATTATAAACTTGTAAATGAGTATACAATTGAAGAAAATATTATGATTCCTCTTAAAATCAATGGATATTCAAATGAAATATCAAGAGATCAAGCGAATAAATTATTATCACATGTAAAACTTTCACATCGAGCTGGATATTATCCAAACGAATTAAGTGGAGGTGAACAACAAAGAGTTGCAGTAGCACGTGCGCTTGCTCATAATCCTAAGATAATAATTGCAGATGAACCAACAGGAAACCTTGATGATTATTCAGCAGAAGTTGTTTGGAATTTATTAAAAGGTGCAAATGAACAACTAGGTATTACAATAGTTGTTGTAACGCATAGGGTTCCTAAGAACTTAGGAATAAAGTTTAGACAGTTATCTTTAGAGGATGGTATAATATATGAAGTTTCTTAA
- a CDS encoding cell division protein FtsX produces MKFLKNILAFLIPLCSMLLTFSIYLLIDNVVDNYKKKISKDYSIVIVTNTPLIKENINELAGINVDRIQTLPKEKIINDIKSNLSSSSIELLKKKLPNFYQIYLEVFPTTSELEIIKDTLLENKNIRKVEVFYKNHNQTYLLLVLLSSISFILFFIITIFAIIIIAKQIKLWFHEHKTRISILRLHGASVLYSASNVLNYAIFSSFLAFLIVGVFLYYISNNMTILFPIELHEIVNVKIDLNYELFKMFILSFTISIFTILGVLLKYKINDE; encoded by the coding sequence ATGAAGTTTCTTAAAAACATTCTTGCCTTTTTAATTCCTTTATGTTCAATGCTTTTAACATTTTCAATATATTTATTAATTGATAATGTTGTAGATAATTATAAAAAGAAAATATCAAAAGATTATTCTATTGTTATAGTTACAAATACACCCTTAATAAAAGAGAATATTAACGAATTAGCAGGTATTAATGTTGATAGAATTCAAACATTACCTAAAGAAAAAATTATTAATGATATAAAATCAAACTTATCAAGTAGTTCAATTGAATTGTTAAAAAAGAAACTTCCTAATTTTTATCAAATATATCTAGAAGTATTCCCAACAACAAGTGAACTAGAGATAATAAAAGATACTTTATTAGAAAATAAAAATATAAGAAAAGTAGAAGTATTTTATAAAAATCATAATCAAACATATCTACTTTTAGTATTATTAAGTAGTATTTCATTTATCTTATTTTTTATAATTACTATTTTTGCGATTATAATAATAGCTAAACAAATTAAACTATGGTTTCATGAACACAAGACTAGAATTTCAATATTAAGGCTTCATGGTGCTTCAGTTTTATACAGTGCATCAAATGTTTTAAACTATGCAATTTTTAGTTCGTTTCTTGCATTTTTAATTGTTGGAGTTTTTTTATATTATATCTCAAATAATATGACCATTTTATTTCCCATTGAATTACATGAAATAGTAAATGTAAAAATTGATTTAAATTATGAACTATTTAAGATGTTCATCTTATCTTTTACAATCTCTATTTTTACAATACTTGGTGTATTATTAAAGTATAAAATAAATGACGAGTAA
- a CDS encoding murein hydrolase activator EnvC family protein: MTSKIIFLLLFIFGNVTFSSTKVIDNKIKNNKSNLHKSVSKKKQASQKVKDLANKIDRQNRNIIKLERDIKKVNLDINEHEKLLEESKLKLQQLRKKSTNLIKERKGNEEQIVDTIIEDFSTSIALKLASKNTLGELIDTEIYTLLSENSKDQILKLDNNYDLLTNNTKINKKKIKTISNYIEKRKKRKKTLNTLKNKHSKSLIDLEEQHKSYQRELKKVVKRQESLKKLLSTLNILKEEELKKERLRRAKIQRLLALKKKKQAAKKRKTKSKSTSTAKKEEPIQTAEIRNQKYAKNLNLDVKKIGSSNSGVKVVRYRGRRTIAPLKSFKVVKKFGTYYDPIYKIKLFNESIVLKTTRAKAKVVSILNGKVVYAKKNAGMLENVVIIQHQNGLHTIYSHLDEIAPTLKVGKWIKKGYVVGRVSNNLTFQATKNSAHINPKDLFKI; the protein is encoded by the coding sequence ATGACGAGTAAAATAATATTTTTATTACTATTTATTTTTGGTAATGTTACTTTTTCATCAACTAAAGTTATAGATAATAAGATAAAGAATAATAAAAGTAACCTACATAAAAGTGTGTCTAAGAAAAAACAAGCATCACAAAAAGTAAAAGATTTAGCAAATAAAATTGATAGACAAAATAGAAATATTATAAAATTAGAAAGAGATATAAAAAAAGTAAATTTAGATATAAATGAGCATGAAAAACTTTTAGAAGAATCTAAATTAAAACTACAACAATTAAGAAAAAAATCAACAAATTTGATAAAAGAGAGAAAAGGCAATGAAGAACAAATTGTTGATACTATTATCGAAGATTTTTCTACTTCTATTGCACTTAAACTTGCATCAAAAAATACTCTTGGAGAATTAATCGATACTGAAATTTATACACTTCTTTCTGAAAATTCTAAAGATCAGATTTTAAAACTTGATAATAATTATGACTTATTAACTAATAATACTAAAATAAATAAGAAAAAAATTAAAACTATTTCAAACTATATTGAAAAAAGAAAAAAAAGAAAAAAAACATTAAATACATTAAAAAATAAACACTCTAAATCATTAATTGATTTAGAAGAGCAACATAAATCATATCAACGAGAATTGAAAAAAGTTGTTAAAAGACAAGAATCACTTAAGAAACTTTTATCTACACTTAATATTTTAAAAGAAGAAGAATTAAAAAAAGAAAGACTTAGAAGAGCAAAAATACAAAGACTACTTGCTTTAAAGAAAAAGAAACAAGCAGCTAAAAAGAGAAAAACAAAAAGTAAAAGTACATCAACAGCAAAAAAAGAAGAACCTATACAAACAGCAGAAATAAGAAACCAAAAATATGCAAAAAATTTAAATCTAGATGTAAAAAAAATAGGTTCATCTAATTCAGGAGTAAAAGTTGTTAGATATAGGGGAAGAAGAACAATTGCACCTTTAAAATCCTTTAAAGTAGTAAAAAAATTTGGTACTTATTATGATCCAATCTATAAAATAAAACTTTTTAATGAATCTATAGTTTTAAAAACTACTCGAGCAAAAGCAAAAGTAGTTTCAATATTAAATGGAAAAGTAGTTTATGCAAAGAAAAATGCAGGAATGCTAGAAAATGTTGTTATTATTCAACATCAAAATGGCTTACATACTATTTATTCTCATTTAGATGAAATAGCCCCTACTCTAAAAGTTGGGAAATGGATAAAAAAAGGTTATGTTGTAGGTCGAGTTAGTAATAACCTAACATTCCAAGCGACAAAAAATTCAGCGCATATTAATCCAAAAGATTTATTTAAAATATAA
- a CDS encoding YaiI/YqxD family protein, translating to MILYIDGDAFPNLLKPIVLRAIERLEIETIVIANKKINIGKSKNIKYMIVDAGADEADNKIVELLNEDDLVITADIPLADRVITKNAHAIDHRGAMYTQDNIKQYLAYRNLMQEIRNSGEMTKGPAAFCSKDAQQFANSLNSFLQKPNNKI from the coding sequence ATGATATTATACATAGATGGAGATGCCTTTCCAAATTTATTAAAACCTATTGTTTTAAGAGCAATTGAAAGATTGGAAATTGAAACAATAGTAATAGCTAATAAAAAAATAAATATTGGGAAATCAAAAAATATCAAATATATGATAGTTGATGCAGGAGCCGATGAAGCTGATAATAAAATAGTAGAACTATTAAATGAAGATGATTTAGTAATAACAGCTGATATTCCACTAGCAGATAGAGTTATAACAAAAAATGCACATGCAATAGACCATCGAGGTGCTATGTATACGCAAGATAATATAAAACAGTATTTAGCATATAGAAATCTAATGCAAGAAATACGAAATAGTGGAGAAATGACAAAAGGTCCAGCTGCTTTTTGTTCAAAAGATGCACAACAATTTGCAAACTCATTAAACAGTTTTTTGCAAAAACCAAATAATAAAATATAA
- a CDS encoding DUF234 domain-containing protein produces METAIKYFTIFGGLDIKIDTTIPLKELIEKEILNKYSYLKNEITLFTGGYSVDQAILSGIALGDRRTNSSFRRAFVTFEEGMKCVDKLVEKGIIEIEASQHFITNQRGNNKIARKLLFTTPFLRFWYAFVSPIYKGIKEGKYEEFYKNFENREAEFTNFVFEELCLELLTDLYKDDKLKNSGKYWDEKHNIDLIAKTTSGKLIAASCKYVNSKIKKNVLTSLKNTCKEIGYEPDIYILFTKTGFSNELKSLKGDNLKLYTEKSFKLLLED; encoded by the coding sequence ATGGAAACAGCAATCAAATACTTTACAATATTTGGTGGTCTTGATATTAAAATAGACACAACTATTCCTTTAAAAGAATTAATTGAAAAAGAGATTTTAAATAAATACTCTTATTTAAAAAATGAAATCACTTTATTTACAGGTGGATATAGTGTTGACCAAGCAATACTAAGCGGAATTGCTCTAGGTGATAGAAGAACAAACTCATCTTTTAGAAGAGCTTTTGTTACTTTTGAAGAAGGAATGAAATGCGTTGATAAACTAGTTGAAAAAGGAATAATCGAAATAGAAGCCTCTCAACATTTTATTACAAACCAAAGAGGAAATAATAAAATAGCTAGAAAACTTCTATTTACTACTCCCTTTTTAAGATTTTGGTACGCTTTTGTTTCACCAATTTATAAAGGAATCAAAGAAGGTAAATATGAAGAGTTTTATAAAAACTTTGAAAATAGAGAAGCTGAATTTACAAACTTTGTTTTTGAAGAGTTATGTCTTGAATTATTAACAGACCTTTATAAAGATGATAAACTAAAAAATAGTGGTAAATACTGGGATGAGAAACATAATATTGATTTAATAGCAAAAACTACATCAGGAAAGTTAATAGCTGCATCGTGTAAATATGTAAACTCGAAAATTAAAAAGAATGTATTAACAAGTCTTAAAAATACATGTAAAGAAATCGGATATGAACCTGATATTTATATTTTATTTACAAAAACAGGTTTTTCAAATGAATTAAAATCTTTAAAAGGTGATAACTTAAAACTTTATACAGAGAAAAGCTTCAAACTTTTATTAGAAGATTAA
- a CDS encoding FkbM family methyltransferase: protein MNLVGFDYINQRDKKLVELFISSNKTKKYILGINKLGKSVLKHLEVDGIIDDFTRVQSSRKKTVLKIQDVPKDSIILTVATGSPLEVKIKLDELGYTHFNYLAFIRYSKLDLVHPPFIMDFKDDFLKNESKYQETYDLLEDKKSKEIFTKILNFKMTFDLDFMEGFTNNHKEQYFDKEIIPKIKNINFVDGGAYVGDTLPQIINNFPDYNKIYCIEPNDLHLKIAKRDFPNQRDIEFINCGLGKEKITSTISQDEQNNCSHDYHAQNINTIDNLINEKIDFIKMDIEGAEQDAIKGATNTIKLYHPILAICIYHKAEDWYKVPKMVLNIKNDYKIYLRHYMEGIFETVMYFIPKS from the coding sequence ATGAACTTAGTTGGTTTTGATTATATAAATCAAAGAGATAAAAAACTCGTAGAGCTTTTTATCTCTTCAAATAAGACTAAAAAATATATCTTAGGAATAAATAAACTAGGTAAAAGTGTTTTAAAACACCTAGAAGTTGATGGAATAATTGATGATTTTACAAGAGTTCAAAGTTCAAGAAAAAAAACTGTATTAAAAATACAAGATGTTCCAAAAGATTCTATTATTTTAACTGTTGCAACAGGAAGTCCACTTGAAGTAAAAATAAAACTAGATGAGTTAGGATATACGCATTTTAACTATTTAGCATTTATAAGATACTCAAAACTTGATTTAGTCCACCCTCCTTTTATAATGGATTTCAAAGATGATTTTTTGAAAAACGAATCAAAATATCAAGAAACTTACGATTTATTAGAAGATAAAAAATCAAAAGAAATATTTACAAAAATATTAAATTTTAAAATGACTTTTGATTTAGATTTTATGGAAGGTTTTACAAATAATCACAAAGAACAATATTTTGATAAAGAGATAATTCCCAAAATAAAAAATATAAATTTTGTAGATGGTGGAGCTTATGTAGGAGATACACTTCCACAAATAATCAATAACTTTCCAGATTACAATAAAATATATTGTATTGAACCAAATGATTTACACCTAAAAATTGCAAAAAGAGATTTCCCAAATCAAAGAGATATAGAGTTTATAAACTGTGGATTAGGAAAAGAAAAAATAACAAGTACAATTTCACAAGATGAGCAAAACAATTGCTCACACGATTATCATGCACAAAATATAAATACAATAGACAATCTAATAAATGAAAAAATAGACTTTATCAAAATGGATATTGAAGGTGCAGAACAAGACGCAATTAAAGGTGCTACAAATACTATCAAACTGTATCATCCTATTTTAGCTATTTGTATATATCATAAAGCAGAAGATTGGTATAAAGTACCAAAGATGGTATTAAATATTAAAAATGACTATAAAATATATTTACGTCATTATATGGAAGGTATTTTTGAGACTGTTATGTATTTTATACCAAAATCATAA
- a CDS encoding AraC family transcriptional regulator, with protein sequence MKKLYDKDGNFFAEFYYQEKYFTNYSRHSHETFGLSIIDKGKIEIDFHLEGKVYLEPKKVAIFKPDQVHQSKAITPEPLGYYGLHIDLEWYYINLKKLFGSSIGHLDMRVNIVEDKYIYEELKTVFNNILLEDKSFEDTLENKIIDILRKYTTLDAEIIKEENSFLCEVEKYILDNIDEQITLKDISLKIGYNESYITRIFKKKFGLTPHAFIVNKKINKAKKELQNSKDLSIAQLSNDVGFYDQSHLNKVFKRMHAISPNKYMNEE encoded by the coding sequence ATAAAAAAGTTATATGATAAAGATGGTAATTTTTTTGCAGAATTTTATTATCAAGAAAAATACTTTACAAATTATTCAAGACATTCCCATGAAACATTTGGATTATCAATAATTGATAAGGGCAAAATTGAAATTGATTTTCATTTAGAGGGAAAAGTTTATTTAGAACCCAAAAAAGTGGCAATTTTTAAACCAGATCAAGTACATCAATCTAAAGCAATTACTCCAGAACCTTTAGGTTACTACGGTCTACATATTGATTTAGAATGGTATTATATTAATCTAAAAAAGCTTTTTGGAAGTTCAATAGGACATTTGGATATGAGAGTAAATATTGTTGAAGATAAATATATTTATGAAGAATTAAAAACAGTTTTTAATAATATTCTTTTAGAAGATAAATCTTTTGAAGATACTCTTGAAAATAAAATCATTGATATACTAAGAAAATATACAACTTTAGATGCAGAAATAATAAAAGAAGAAAATAGTTTTTTATGTGAAGTAGAAAAATATATTTTAGATAATATTGATGAACAAATTACGCTTAAAGATATTTCTTTAAAGATTGGATATAACGAATCTTATATAACTAGAATATTTAAAAAGAAATTTGGCTTAACTCCACATGCTTTTATCGTTAATAAAAAAATAAATAAAGCAAAAAAAGAATTACAAAACTCTAAAGACCTTTCAATTGCCCAACTATCAAATGACGTAGGTTTTTATGACCAAAGTCATTTGAATAAAGTATTTAAAAGAATGCACGCAATTAGTCCAAATAAATATATGAATGAAGAATAG
- a CDS encoding nucleoside recognition protein — translation MNYAQTFQTSLNSTWIILKLIIPIYIIADILFYYNLLENIAFLVEPITTMIGLPPEASLSIISGMFLNVYASIAFAAPLDLTIHQWTILAVFIGICHSLIVEGVIIKKIGLSNSYSYSLRIIVGFIVAMITSFMPSSWFSSTITENTFTKIQYNSITEVLYNSIIDSAILSVKVIILITLLIFIMDFIKTRKFIEDSKKNVSKGFSLTVGIFLGITYGAGILIKEVESGRINKNDIFYIGTFLMICHAIIEDTLLFVIFGADFTMAIVIRTIAAIIFSYILLLFYKRRTN, via the coding sequence ATGAACTATGCTCAAACATTTCAAACATCACTTAATAGTACATGGATAATATTAAAACTAATAATACCAATATATATTATAGCCGACATTTTATTTTACTATAATCTTTTAGAAAATATTGCATTTCTTGTAGAACCAATAACTACAATGATAGGGCTCCCTCCTGAAGCATCTTTATCAATAATTAGTGGTATGTTTCTTAATGTTTATGCTTCAATAGCTTTTGCTGCTCCATTAGATCTTACAATTCATCAATGGACAATTCTTGCTGTGTTTATTGGTATTTGTCATTCACTAATCGTTGAAGGAGTAATTATAAAGAAAATTGGCTTATCAAATTCTTACTCTTATTCTCTTCGAATAATAGTAGGTTTTATTGTAGCTATGATTACTTCTTTTATGCCAAGTTCTTGGTTTAGTTCAACAATTACAGAAAATACTTTTACTAAAATACAATATAATTCTATTACTGAAGTATTATATAACTCGATAATAGATTCTGCTATTTTAAGTGTTAAAGTAATTATTTTAATTACACTACTGATTTTTATTATGGATTTTATTAAAACTAGAAAATTTATTGAAGATTCAAAGAAAAATGTTAGTAAAGGATTTTCTTTAACAGTTGGTATATTTTTAGGAATTACTTATGGTGCGGGAATATTGATAAAAGAAGTTGAAAGTGGAAGAATTAACAAAAATGATATCTTTTATATAGGAACATTTTTAATGATTTGTCATGCAATAATTGAGGATACTTTACTTTTTGTGATATTTGGAGCTGACTTTACAATGGCTATTGTAATTAGAACTATTGCCGCAATTATATTTTCATATATATTATTGCTATTTTATAAAAGAAGAACTAATTAA
- a CDS encoding RidA family protein: protein MVIRKEVSQRMSRVVEHNGTVYLAGIVSDDKNPDIKVQAARVLAMAEEKLAVAGVTKHDILRVEIFVKDIARDFEGFNSVWDEWVSKENPPARACIEGNMATATTLVEIIVTAAKS from the coding sequence ATGGTTATTAGAAAAGAAGTAAGCCAAAGAATGAGTAGAGTTGTTGAACATAATGGAACTGTATATTTAGCTGGAATTGTATCAGATGATAAAAATCCAGATATTAAGGTTCAAGCTGCAAGAGTTCTTGCAATGGCTGAAGAAAAACTTGCGGTTGCAGGTGTAACTAAACATGATATTTTAAGAGTAGAAATTTTTGTAAAAGATATTGCAAGAGATTTTGAAGGATTTAATAGTGTTTGGGACGAATGGGTTTCAAAAGAAAATCCTCCTGCACGTGCTTGTATTGAAGGAAATATGGCTACAGCTACAACTCTAGTTGAGATTATTGTAACTGCTGCTAAATCTTAA
- a CDS encoding ABC-F family ATP-binding cassette domain-containing protein, producing the protein MIELSNISKSYGQKELFSNLNFRMNSGNKLGFVGRNGSGKSTLFKIILGEEHYDDGSISIPKGYKIGALKQHLVFTEKTVREEGALALSEDDKYSVYKVEKILFGLGFTQEDLEKDPLSFSGGYQIRINLAKLLVTEPNLLLLDEPTNYLDILSLRWLSAFLKTFMGEVIIITHDRNFMDSVTTHTMGLVRRNLEIIPGNTHKFYAQLASNDEHFEKQKISQDRKRKELEEFIAKNKARASTAAQAQSKQKELDKMEDLGALKNDATLNFDFNYKDTPAKVLLDIKDVSFGYSSDNILFKDISFTLEKGETLGIIGKNGKGKSTLLNVIAGELEKVSGKIDYHTSSTFGHFGQTNIDHLNPANTIMDEIYLGNGKLPESSIRGIAASMMFTGDDIKKKVSVLSGGEKSRVMLGKILATDVNILFLDEPTNHLDMESIDSLTKAIENFDGSCIVVTHNEELLRRVCDRLVIFSKGGADYFDGGYDEFLEKIGWEEEESEVKVKKAPKMNKKEAKKLRTALLAERNKLRAPLKKKIDNFENEIIKIEDIIEKEQNELIQATNRADNAKVIEISKDIAEYEKKAEVKFEELEKFQLELDELNEEYDKKLEKL; encoded by the coding sequence ATGATAGAACTTTCAAATATTTCAAAATCTTATGGACAAAAAGAGTTGTTTTCAAACCTAAACTTTAGAATGAATTCTGGTAATAAACTAGGATTTGTAGGAAGAAATGGTAGTGGAAAATCTACACTATTCAAAATAATACTAGGTGAAGAACACTATGATGATGGAAGTATCTCTATTCCAAAAGGTTATAAAATAGGTGCACTTAAACAGCATCTTGTATTTACAGAAAAAACAGTAAGAGAAGAAGGTGCTTTAGCTTTAAGTGAAGATGACAAATATAGTGTTTATAAAGTTGAGAAAATTTTATTTGGATTAGGTTTTACACAAGAAGATTTAGAAAAAGACCCTTTAAGTTTTTCAGGTGGTTATCAAATTAGAATAAATCTTGCAAAACTGTTAGTAACTGAACCAAACTTGCTTTTACTTGATGAGCCTACAAACTACCTTGATATTTTATCTTTAAGATGGCTAAGTGCATTTTTGAAAACTTTTATGGGTGAAGTTATAATTATCACTCACGATAGAAACTTTATGGATTCTGTAACTACTCATACTATGGGATTAGTTAGACGAAACTTAGAAATTATTCCAGGAAATACACATAAATTTTATGCACAATTAGCAAGTAATGATGAGCATTTTGAAAAACAAAAAATATCTCAAGATAGAAAAAGAAAAGAACTAGAAGAGTTTATTGCTAAAAATAAAGCAAGAGCATCAACAGCAGCACAAGCACAATCAAAACAAAAAGAACTTGATAAAATGGAAGATTTAGGTGCATTAAAAAATGATGCTACTTTAAACTTTGATTTTAACTACAAAGACACACCAGCAAAAGTATTACTAGATATAAAAGATGTAAGCTTTGGATATAGTAGCGATAATATTCTTTTCAAAGATATAAGCTTTACACTAGAAAAAGGTGAAACTTTAGGAATTATTGGTAAAAATGGTAAAGGTAAATCAACACTTTTAAATGTAATAGCAGGTGAATTAGAAAAAGTAAGTGGGAAAATAGATTATCATACAAGTAGTACATTTGGACACTTTGGACAAACAAATATCGACCACTTAAACCCTGCTAACACTATTATGGATGAGATTTACTTAGGAAATGGAAAACTTCCTGAATCATCTATTAGAGGAATAGCTGCATCTATGATGTTTACAGGTGATGATATTAAGAAAAAAGTATCAGTTTTATCAGGTGGTGAAAAATCTAGGGTAATGCTTGGTAAAATATTAGCAACTGATGTTAATATACTTTTTCTTGATGAGCCAACAAATCACCTTGATATGGAATCAATTGATTCTTTGACAAAAGCTATTGAAAACTTTGATGGTTCTTGTATTGTAGTAACACATAATGAAGAGTTATTAAGACGAGTTTGTGATAGACTAGTTATTTTCTCAAAAGGTGGAGCTGATTATTTTGATGGTGGATATGATGAATTCTTAGAAAAAATTGGTTGGGAAGAAGAGGAATCAGAAGTAAAAGTTAAAAAAGCTCCAAAAATGAATAAAAAAGAAGCAAAAAAATTAAGAACAGCTTTACTTGCAGAACGTAATAAATTAAGAGCACCACTAAAGAAAAAAATTGATAATTTTGAAAATGAGATTATTAAAATAGAAGATATAATCGAAAAAGAACAAAATGAACTTATTCAAGCTACAAATCGAGCTGATAATGCCAAAGTAATTGAAATTTCAAAAGATATTGCAGAATATGAGAAAAAAGCTGAAGTAAAATTTGAAGAATTAGAAAAATTTCAGTTAGAATTAGATGAATTAAATGAAGAGTATGACAAGAAATTAGAAAAACTATAA